Part of the Gemmatimonadota bacterium genome is shown below.
ACGTCGTCGGCGTAAATCTCGAGCTGTGGCTTGGTATCGACGCGCGCACCGTCCGAGAGAAGCAGATTGTTGTTGCTCTGCTTGCCGTCGGTCTTCTGTGCTTCGGGCCTGACGTACACCTTGCCATTGAAGACCGCGTGCGACTCGCCGTCCATGACGCCCTTGTACAGCTCGTGGCTGGTGCAGCTCTCCTTCGCGTGAATGACGCTCGTCTGGTGATCCACGGTCTGCTCGCCATTCACGAGATACAGTCCATCCAGTGAAACGTGCGAGCCTTCGCCGTCGAGCAATGTCGCGATGTTCGTGCGCGAGAGATCGGCGCCGACCGCGAACGAGAATGCCTCGTAGGCACAGTCGCGGCCCTGATTGGCGTACCAGGATCCGACGTGGTATGCGCGGAGGCTCTCGCGCTGGATCTTGTAATGCCTGAGTCGCGCGCCATCGGCGACGTACACTTCCGTCACCGCATTGGTGAGATAGTTGGCGTTGCCGAGCGAGACATAGCTCTCCACGACGGTCGCCTCCGCGTGGTGTTCCATCACGATCAGGTTGCGCGGTGACAGCAGTGCGCCCTGGGCGGAATCATCGGACACGAAGATGAGATGCACGTTGCGTGGCGCCACGGTGCCGGCCCCTACTTGCACGAATGCGCCGTCGCCGGAAAATGCCGAATTGAGCGCGGTGAATGCGTGCGTGCGCGTGTCGGCGAGTCCGCCATGATGCTGCTCGATCACGCGTGCGTATCGTTCGTCGGACAACGCGCGGCGCAGCGGACCGGCGTACAGTTTGGCGCTCGCCTCGACATCCGACAGATGAGCGACGAAGTTCCCGTTGAGGAACACCAGCGTCTGCCATTCGCCTGCAAAGCGGAACTGCTCGATGTCGCGCTCGGCCAGCGCCGAAGACGCCGTTGCGACGGGAGCGTAGCTCTGTTCGAGGAGCGAGGCCACGCTGGTGAAGTGCCAGTCCTCGTTCTTCGTGGTAGGAAATCCGAGCGTCGCGAAGTTCTCGATCGAGGCGCGACGTTGCGCGCCGAGCCATTGCGGCTCGCTGGCGCGATCGACGTCGTCGAAGAGCGCTACGTATTCGGCGGCGCGCGCGTCGCGCGTTGCGACGGGCATCGGTGCGCCTGCGCGTCCGACTTCTGGCGAGTCGGGGTCCTGCGTCAGAACGACGTCAGTCATGACCTGGGTCATGCTGCGTCGAGCAGCCAGTCGTAACCGCGCTCTTCCAGCTCCAGCGCGAGCTCCTTGCCACCGGAGCGGACGATGCGGCCGTTGGCGAGCACGTGCACGAAATCGGGCACGATGTAGTTCAACAACCTCTGATAGTGCGTCACCACGATCGTGGCATTGTCGGGGCGGCGCAACGCGTTCACGCCACCGGCAACGATGCGCAGCGCGTCGATGTCGAGACCGGAATCGGTCTCGTCGAGGATCGCGAGCTTGGGCTGCAGCACGGCCATCTGCAGAATCTCGTTGCGCTTCTTCTCACCACCGGAGAAGCCGGCATTCACCGATCGGTTGAGCATCGATGCGTCCATTTCCACGAGCTTCATGCGCTCCTCGATGAGGTCGAGGAACTCGAGTGGATCGACTTCGTCCTCACCGCGGGCCTTGCGAATCTCGTTGTACGCCGAGCGAAGGAAGTAGGCGTTGGTGACGCCGGGAATCTCGACCGGGTACTGGAACGCGAGGAATATTCCCTTCTGTGCGCGCACTTCGGGTTCCATCTCCAGCAATTCCTCGCCGTTGTAGATCGCCGAGCCGCCGAGCACTTCGTATGCGGGGTTGCCGGCGAGCACCTGCGCGAGCGTGGATTTTCCGGAGCCGTTGGGCCCCATGACTGCGTGCACTTCGCCGGGCTTGATGTTGAGATCAATTCCCTTGAGGATCTCGCGTTCGGCGATTCCGGCACGGAGGGCGGTTATATCGAGCATTACTTGTGTCTGAATTGAAGATGTATTGTGCT
Proteins encoded:
- the sufD gene encoding Fe-S cluster assembly protein SufD, which translates into the protein MTDVVLTQDPDSPEVGRAGAPMPVATRDARAAEYVALFDDVDRASEPQWLGAQRRASIENFATLGFPTTKNEDWHFTSVASLLEQSYAPVATASSALAERDIEQFRFAGEWQTLVFLNGNFVAHLSDVEASAKLYAGPLRRALSDERYARVIEQHHGGLADTRTHAFTALNSAFSGDGAFVQVGAGTVAPRNVHLIFVSDDSAQGALLSPRNLIVMEHHAEATVVESYVSLGNANYLTNAVTEVYVADGARLRHYKIQRESLRAYHVGSWYANQGRDCAYEAFSFAVGADLSRTNIATLLDGEGSHVSLDGLYLVNGEQTVDHQTSVIHAKESCTSHELYKGVMDGESHAVFNGKVYVRPEAQKTDGKQSNNNLLLSDGARVDTKPQLEIYADDVKCTHGATIGPVDSTALFYLKSRGIGPEIALRLLTYAFAAEVLEELTIPAVRDELEKLAFERFAVGA
- the sufC gene encoding Fe-S cluster assembly ATPase SufC produces the protein MLDITALRAGIAEREILKGIDLNIKPGEVHAVMGPNGSGKSTLAQVLAGNPAYEVLGGSAIYNGEELLEMEPEVRAQKGIFLAFQYPVEIPGVTNAYFLRSAYNEIRKARGEDEVDPLEFLDLIEERMKLVEMDASMLNRSVNAGFSGGEKKRNEILQMAVLQPKLAILDETDSGLDIDALRIVAGGVNALRRPDNATIVVTHYQRLLNYIVPDFVHVLANGRIVRSGGKELALELEERGYDWLLDAA